From one Nitrospira sp. MA-1 genomic stretch:
- a CDS encoding PAS domain S-box protein, with the protein MESPHPSKASPPSDKEVHREHLGDLTLSLGSSQGSSGQLSSESSSHHYRVRESLQSNLSPGTPHSVSHEELNALRQQVERFIFASQGSREGLWVAEICPDIPWYSPDCPVWYSPQFIAMLGYEESEFPGVRGSWEQRLHPDDRERVFAALTNHIEKRIPYHVESRLRTKANGYRWFEATGEGTFDADGKLLRGGGTIRDITERKLADDISRRNHALLDAVLEEMSDVVYVKDQDGRYLLVNPSGAEIMGKTIHEVIGKTDQEIFGNHSPALFVQGDAQVMESAGTQTFEVDVQEQHPVSRTFLVTKDSFGSLTEGQNGVLGFARDITFRKAAELTIQEREKRFRAIMENAYDLITEADSEGRFLYVSPNFKESLGYSSQDLLGTSVFAPVHPEDREMVEAEFCQGMKTQGSGRSVYRYRHQNGEYRWFESTGRAFHTALGELRAVVISRDITQRKQWEDALESIVKGNVLPGSPDFFEVLVVELAKALQVSMVFLSERIEKNNSKARTLAFWNQDHFEPSTVYECMGGPCELVLGGDPVGHPSGVQQLFPHSEAIQALKVDAYYGTPLFNSKNEVVGNLALLDTQQFVLSSQGQNLLKIFAARAGAELERKRAQEEVQESQDQYRELYDQTPLIYFTVNSQGLVLSVNQYGAQLLGYQVEELLGTSAFSVVHEDDRDLFKSGLEKGFRESTKGVLPEFRKVKKDGTILWVKETIQAIEKQSGPRVWLLSCEDITERKRTEEALVLSETQLRHTQKMEAIGTLAGGIAHDFNNILGAILGYSELAMAYATKDERLKSYLTEVVAAGNRARDLVKQILAFSRRSEKDKEAIDLRLVINDVLQMLRASFPSSIEIRTSLDLESTVIYGDRTQIQQVIMNLCANAEYAMREEGGLLEIGLCHEGIPEEGIPGMGMLKVGSYLQLVIRDTGKGIPLEMVERIFEPFFTTKPAGEGTGLGLAVVHGIVHNHGGEIAVSSPPGGGTTFTILLPRLDVVVPVKPEEVMAWPTGSGRILFVDDEEMLTRWGTQFLSHLGYSVVASVNPYEALDLFRAHPWDFDVVVTDQTMPTMSGEALSRALLGIRADIPILLCTGFSHTMTQEKAEQLGIQAFLMKPVNGLSLAIALRDILDGGPTPHSSQHQ; encoded by the coding sequence ATGGAATCTCCCCATCCTTCAAAGGCTTCTCCTCCTTCCGATAAAGAAGTGCATCGGGAGCACTTGGGAGATCTGACGCTTTCCCTTGGGTCTTCCCAAGGGTCCTCTGGACAATTATCTTCGGAATCTTCGAGCCACCATTACCGAGTTCGAGAGTCCCTCCAATCCAACCTGTCGCCAGGTACCCCACATTCTGTTTCACATGAAGAATTGAATGCTCTCCGTCAGCAGGTGGAGCGGTTCATTTTTGCCTCTCAGGGCTCTCGTGAGGGGTTATGGGTGGCTGAAATTTGTCCGGATATTCCCTGGTATTCTCCAGATTGTCCGGTGTGGTATTCCCCTCAGTTTATCGCGATGTTGGGGTATGAGGAATCTGAGTTCCCAGGAGTGCGGGGAAGTTGGGAGCAACGGTTACATCCTGACGATCGGGAGCGGGTGTTTGCGGCTTTAACCAATCATATTGAAAAGAGGATTCCGTACCATGTGGAGTCCAGATTACGCACTAAAGCCAATGGTTATCGTTGGTTTGAGGCCACCGGCGAGGGCACCTTTGATGCCGACGGCAAGTTACTTCGAGGTGGAGGAACCATACGCGATATTACGGAGCGTAAGTTGGCCGATGACATTTCAAGGCGAAACCACGCTCTGTTAGATGCGGTCCTTGAAGAAATGAGTGATGTGGTGTACGTCAAGGACCAGGATGGTCGTTACCTCCTGGTGAATCCTTCGGGAGCGGAGATCATGGGAAAGACCATACATGAGGTCATCGGAAAAACCGACCAGGAAATATTTGGGAACCATTCGCCGGCGTTGTTTGTTCAGGGTGATGCCCAGGTGATGGAATCTGCCGGGACTCAGACATTTGAAGTAGACGTACAGGAGCAGCATCCCGTGTCCCGAACGTTTTTAGTCACGAAAGACTCCTTTGGATCCTTAACGGAGGGTCAGAATGGGGTCTTGGGTTTTGCTCGTGATATTACGTTCAGAAAAGCCGCTGAGCTAACCATTCAGGAACGGGAAAAACGCTTTCGGGCCATTATGGAAAATGCCTATGACTTGATCACGGAAGCCGATTCGGAAGGACGGTTCCTGTATGTGAGCCCTAATTTTAAAGAATCTCTGGGGTACAGCTCCCAAGATCTGCTAGGCACAAGTGTCTTTGCCCCAGTTCATCCCGAAGATCGAGAAATGGTGGAAGCAGAGTTTTGTCAAGGCATGAAGACACAAGGTTCCGGTCGGTCGGTGTATCGCTATCGACATCAGAATGGAGAGTACCGTTGGTTTGAAAGCACTGGGCGAGCTTTTCATACGGCGCTTGGTGAACTTCGAGCTGTCGTCATTTCACGGGATATTACGCAACGAAAACAATGGGAAGATGCCCTGGAATCGATTGTCAAAGGCAATGTGCTTCCTGGTTCTCCAGATTTCTTCGAAGTTCTAGTTGTCGAATTGGCGAAAGCTCTTCAGGTGTCCATGGTGTTTTTGTCGGAGCGGATTGAGAAAAATAACAGCAAAGCCCGGACATTGGCTTTTTGGAACCAAGACCATTTTGAGCCGTCAACGGTGTATGAATGTATGGGGGGGCCTTGCGAACTCGTCCTTGGGGGTGACCCTGTTGGCCATCCCTCCGGAGTTCAACAACTCTTTCCACACAGTGAAGCGATTCAAGCCTTGAAGGTGGATGCGTATTATGGAACTCCTCTTTTTAATTCCAAGAATGAGGTTGTGGGAAATCTGGCGCTCCTGGATACGCAACAATTTGTTCTTTCCTCTCAAGGGCAAAATCTTTTGAAAATTTTTGCGGCACGAGCGGGAGCTGAACTTGAGCGGAAGCGGGCACAGGAAGAGGTCCAGGAAAGCCAGGACCAGTATCGTGAGCTCTACGATCAGACCCCATTAATATATTTTACGGTGAATAGTCAGGGTCTCGTCCTCTCCGTTAACCAGTATGGGGCTCAATTGTTAGGGTACCAGGTTGAGGAGTTATTGGGGACATCTGCGTTCTCCGTGGTCCATGAAGATGATCGTGACTTATTTAAATCAGGGCTGGAGAAGGGATTTCGTGAATCGACCAAAGGCGTTCTTCCTGAATTTCGGAAGGTAAAAAAAGATGGAACCATCCTTTGGGTGAAAGAAACAATTCAGGCCATTGAGAAACAATCCGGGCCTCGTGTGTGGTTACTATCTTGTGAGGATATTACAGAGCGGAAACGGACCGAGGAGGCTTTGGTATTGAGTGAGACCCAATTGCGGCATACTCAAAAAATGGAGGCGATCGGTACCTTGGCCGGTGGTATTGCCCATGATTTTAATAATATTTTGGGTGCGATATTGGGATATTCTGAGTTGGCCATGGCTTATGCTACCAAGGATGAACGTCTGAAATCGTATTTAACTGAGGTGGTTGCCGCCGGGAATCGGGCTCGAGATTTGGTGAAGCAAATTTTAGCCTTTAGCCGTCGGTCGGAAAAAGATAAAGAAGCGATTGACCTGCGATTGGTGATCAATGATGTCCTGCAAATGCTGCGTGCCAGCTTTCCTTCCTCAATTGAAATTCGAACGTCATTAGATCTTGAGTCCACGGTTATTTATGGTGACCGTACCCAAATCCAGCAGGTGATTATGAATCTGTGTGCCAACGCAGAATATGCCATGCGGGAAGAGGGAGGTCTGTTGGAAATTGGCTTATGTCATGAGGGTATTCCCGAGGAAGGGATACCGGGCATGGGTATGCTTAAGGTCGGATCCTATCTTCAGCTTGTGATTCGTGACACGGGAAAGGGTATTCCCCTCGAAATGGTCGAGAGAATATTTGAGCCATTCTTTACTACAAAACCTGCTGGGGAAGGCACGGGACTCGGGCTGGCCGTCGTGCATGGTATCGTGCATAACCATGGTGGTGAGATTGCCGTGTCCAGTCCTCCAGGAGGGGGAACTACCTTCACGATACTCCTGCCGCGCCTGGATGTGGTGGTGCCCGTAAAACCCGAGGAAGTGATGGCCTGGCCGACTGGATCGGGAAGGATATTATTTGTGGATGATGAAGAAATGCTGACGCGCTGGGGGACGCAATTTCTCAGCCATTTAGGCTATTCCGTTGTGGCAAGCGTCAATCCGTATGAAGCGTTAGATCTTTTCCGAGCACATCCGTGGGATTTTGACGTGGTCGTGACAGACCAAACCATGCCGACGATGAGTGGTGAGGCCTTATCTCGTGCATTGTTAGGTATTCGAGCGGATATTCCTATTCTGTTGTGTACGGGGTTTAGCCACACCATGACTCAAGAAAAGGCCGAGCAACTTGGCATTCAGGCCTTCTTAATGAAGCCGGTCAACGGACTGTCTCTGGCTATTGCGCTCCGGGACATCCTGGACGGAGGTCCCACTCCGCACTCGAGCCAACATCAGTAA
- a CDS encoding M20/M25/M40 family metallo-hydrolase has protein sequence MLRFLIIHILIGLALTAPALGFDNQFSSSPSIPLDIGNIIQDIRELSHPSYQGRQAGTDGSLQSANYLVDRFESLGLQPGNHFSEQEQDFSWLQQRSLTAVQLLEPATITLSLVDSSQSSMTMSLVPGQEFLPILDSPSTRTTGKVVFVGYGIVDPARGIDEYQGMNVDNRIVLFLRGKPPTYPKWVTHEEKAAIAKEKGAIGYLTATGPLLGRYEARKGLGQGPLAIYGEKPDNRPIPGAWIHGQILDQTLNAANASLEALQQAANDIGIFHSRPLPLLAQFHWESHSLPGTLTNVIGILPGRDQQPRNELILIGAHRDHFGQQTGLLFPGADDNASGTAVMLELARMLSQSTTAPKRTILFVSFDGEERGLLGSTLYVSHPAFPLDRTVAMINLDHLGAGDRKLTVGVTRMEKTMAQQAANLAGLQDTIQMYGYFPGGDHVPFFEAGVPTVTVVSSGRHPHFHQPSDTLESIQPENLTIATKFLYSLISLLADNP, from the coding sequence TTGTTACGATTTCTCATTATCCACATTTTGATTGGATTAGCCCTTACGGCTCCGGCTTTGGGCTTTGACAATCAATTCTCTTCTTCTCCATCCATTCCCTTGGATATTGGGAATATCATTCAGGACATTCGCGAACTGAGTCATCCATCGTATCAGGGTCGGCAGGCCGGCACGGATGGTAGCTTACAGTCAGCCAATTATCTGGTCGATCGATTCGAATCTCTCGGCTTACAACCGGGCAACCACTTCTCCGAACAAGAACAGGATTTCAGTTGGTTACAACAACGGTCCCTGACAGCGGTTCAATTGCTTGAGCCGGCGACAATCACCCTTTCTCTGGTTGACTCAAGCCAATCGTCAATGACGATGTCGCTTGTCCCAGGGCAGGAGTTTCTTCCAATCTTGGATTCTCCTTCCACCAGAACCACAGGCAAAGTTGTCTTTGTGGGATACGGAATTGTTGACCCTGCCCGCGGAATAGATGAGTACCAGGGAATGAATGTCGACAATCGCATCGTGCTATTTCTTCGGGGTAAACCCCCTACCTACCCCAAGTGGGTCACGCATGAAGAAAAAGCGGCAATTGCCAAAGAAAAAGGAGCGATAGGGTATTTAACGGCAACCGGCCCACTGCTTGGTCGTTATGAAGCCCGCAAAGGTCTGGGACAAGGTCCTCTGGCCATCTACGGAGAGAAACCCGATAACCGCCCCATTCCTGGGGCATGGATACATGGGCAAATTCTTGATCAGACCTTGAACGCGGCAAATGCCTCCCTTGAAGCTCTGCAACAAGCCGCCAACGATATCGGGATATTTCATAGCAGACCACTCCCCCTTCTGGCGCAATTCCACTGGGAAAGCCACAGCCTGCCCGGAACGCTAACGAATGTCATCGGGATATTACCGGGTCGGGACCAGCAACCACGCAACGAACTCATTCTCATCGGTGCACATCGCGACCACTTTGGTCAACAAACCGGCCTGCTTTTTCCTGGAGCCGATGACAATGCATCTGGGACAGCCGTGATGTTGGAACTGGCCAGAATGCTCTCCCAAAGCACAACCGCACCCAAACGAACCATTCTCTTCGTGTCTTTTGACGGAGAAGAACGAGGCCTATTGGGATCGACTCTCTATGTCAGCCATCCGGCATTTCCATTGGATCGAACAGTCGCCATGATTAATCTCGATCATCTGGGAGCGGGTGATAGAAAACTGACTGTTGGAGTCACTCGAATGGAAAAGACGATGGCTCAGCAAGCAGCCAACCTGGCGGGATTACAGGACACAATTCAAATGTATGGATATTTTCCCGGGGGAGATCATGTCCCATTTTTTGAGGCGGGGGTGCCGACCGTCACAGTCGTCAGCAGTGGCAGACACCCCCATTTTCATCAACCTTCTGATACCCTAGAGTCCATTCAACCTGAAAACTTGACCATTGCTACCAAATTTCTCTACTCACTGATTTCCCTGTTAGCGGACAATCCTTAA
- a CDS encoding response regulator: MKILGVYQHSPKPDPPKVPIKDRILLVDDDRNHRTCLKEFLELRGYLCSEAENGLEGLETLQKEAVSIIITDNNMPQMDGLDFIEQVNHKYSQEILSIFLITAELSHIVRLRAFKNGVNRVFEKPLDFQELCNAVDWVTKFDIHQSTTNKYSSARYL, translated from the coding sequence ATGAAAATCTTAGGCGTATACCAGCATTCACCAAAACCCGATCCACCCAAGGTTCCCATTAAAGACCGAATCTTGTTAGTTGACGATGATCGAAATCATCGTACTTGCCTGAAGGAATTTTTAGAACTTCGGGGGTATTTGTGTTCAGAAGCAGAAAATGGCCTGGAAGGGCTTGAAACTTTGCAAAAAGAGGCGGTCTCCATCATCATTACCGACAACAACATGCCACAGATGGATGGACTTGATTTTATTGAACAAGTCAATCATAAATATTCCCAGGAAATTCTCTCAATTTTTCTGATTACTGCTGAATTATCCCACATTGTCCGTCTTCGCGCATTTAAAAACGGCGTCAATCGGGTCTTTGAAAAACCCCTAGACTTTCAAGAGCTTTGTAATGCCGTGGACTGGGTCACGAAGTTTGACATCCATCAATCGACAACCAACAAATACTCATCCGCAAGATACCTCTAA
- a CDS encoding OmpA family protein, whose amino-acid sequence MTEVLFFSKVRSVWKFGLLGGCLVAIMAGCSSKLQTTVISVTEPPAKSQVVKLEPVASQAEAVVQPPVKAETFIGIPAMDIPVEEPARPFIRPSAPADIFATPRTTVVEPAVPEALEAPLVAESVVPPSPIAPTPNQISPQELSQEGGVPPILSEPETPARPAIRGDAVPPEQLIARVEPEEDKPVQQVAELPEIFEEKTEDLLKSLGDIYFDYDRFSIRKDAISVLLENAQTLASGLSNNKIVIEGHCDQRGTESYNMVLGERRANAVREYLVDLGVPSENLQVVSYGKEKPFCTDQNEKCWQENRRSHFVVQ is encoded by the coding sequence ATGACCGAAGTATTGTTTTTTTCTAAGGTAAGGAGTGTCTGGAAATTTGGCCTACTGGGCGGATGCTTGGTTGCAATAATGGCGGGGTGTAGTTCCAAATTGCAAACGACGGTTATAAGTGTGACTGAACCTCCGGCCAAGTCTCAAGTGGTAAAACTTGAGCCTGTGGCGTCGCAGGCTGAGGCGGTTGTGCAGCCACCCGTAAAGGCGGAAACATTCATTGGGATTCCGGCTATGGATATTCCCGTTGAAGAGCCTGCTCGTCCATTTATTCGTCCTTCGGCTCCTGCTGATATATTTGCCACTCCTCGAACGACAGTCGTCGAACCGGCTGTTCCTGAAGCTCTTGAAGCTCCCCTGGTGGCTGAATCTGTGGTTCCTCCGTCTCCTATAGCTCCCACCCCGAACCAAATTTCTCCTCAAGAATTATCACAAGAGGGTGGAGTCCCGCCGATTTTGTCCGAACCGGAAACACCGGCACGCCCGGCAATTCGTGGAGACGCGGTTCCCCCGGAACAATTGATCGCTCGGGTGGAACCCGAGGAGGACAAACCGGTGCAGCAGGTTGCAGAACTTCCAGAAATTTTTGAGGAGAAGACTGAAGATCTTCTCAAGTCTCTGGGGGATATTTATTTCGATTATGACCGATTTTCTATTCGGAAGGATGCCATTTCAGTTCTGTTAGAAAATGCCCAAACACTGGCTTCGGGTTTGTCGAATAACAAAATTGTGATCGAAGGGCATTGTGATCAGCGTGGTACCGAAAGTTACAACATGGTGCTTGGCGAGCGAAGAGCAAATGCGGTGAGGGAATATTTAGTTGATTTGGGCGTTCCTAGTGAGAATCTTCAGGTTGTGAGTTATGGAAAAGAGAAGCCGTTTTGCACCGATCAGAATGAAAAGTGCTGGCAGGAAAACCGACGTAGTCATTTTGTCGTACAGTAA
- a CDS encoding DsbA family protein codes for MTVKSIIYVVDPMCSWCWGFSPVIEEIVRRYRDQVTIEVLLGGLRPGNTERFDERKRAYILSHWRAVHERTGQPFNFNFHPEPSFIYDTEPSSRAMIVVRQLAQDREFMFLSSVQEAFYVKHMDITHEGVLADLASRQGIDRDRFLQGFNDSVIKQSVWQEFDRARQLGVSGFPALLGQNKTDHISFTHGYQSTGVLVPIIDEWMAEPFSGFSRSSKV; via the coding sequence ATGACCGTGAAATCGATTATCTATGTGGTTGATCCCATGTGTTCGTGGTGCTGGGGATTTTCCCCGGTTATTGAGGAGATCGTTCGGCGGTATCGGGATCAGGTCACGATCGAAGTCTTGTTGGGTGGTTTGCGCCCCGGAAATACCGAACGATTTGATGAGCGAAAACGTGCCTACATCCTCAGCCATTGGCGTGCGGTGCATGAAAGAACCGGCCAGCCATTTAACTTCAATTTTCATCCGGAGCCTTCGTTCATCTATGACACCGAACCATCATCCCGAGCGATGATAGTGGTGCGACAATTGGCTCAGGATAGGGAGTTTATGTTTTTGAGTTCTGTGCAGGAAGCATTTTACGTGAAGCACATGGATATTACGCATGAAGGAGTTTTGGCGGATCTTGCCAGCCGTCAAGGTATTGACCGCGACAGATTTTTGCAAGGGTTCAATGATTCTGTGATTAAGCAATCGGTCTGGCAGGAGTTTGATCGGGCTCGCCAATTGGGAGTGAGTGGTTTTCCTGCGTTGCTTGGTCAAAATAAAACTGACCACATCAGTTTTACGCATGGGTATCAATCCACAGGGGTGTTGGTTCCTATCATTGACGAATGGATGGCCGAGCCATTTTCTGGCTTCTCCCGTTCATCGAAAGTCTAG
- a CDS encoding sigma 54-interacting transcriptional regulator: MPGSPHYPLTNLDEETALRTILEGTATATGERFFEALVENLAKALHTDAAWVTEYFPDSRRLKALAFFLDGTFLKNWEMDIAGTPCEHVIEQARLIHFPDNLLNLFPIDPDITGIKAASYMGLPLTDSVGNILGHLAVMDTRPMPAEPRVQTIFRIFASRASAELQRLQAESATREREQKLRRLVDSAMDAIIELDEDLRVTRINPAAEKVFQCKATHLFGKNFSHSLAQKDPEKLRLFIQDLNTKPAGQRSLWISGGFTALRLDGSEFPAEATLSQFHIEGRVYYTLILRNLNERLEAEQKIRSLTIEKDFLKEELHELQNFGEILGNSPALVHVLRDIQQVADTEATVLISGETGTGKEVMARAIHANSRRRNHPFIKVNCAAIPATLIESEFFGHEQGAFTGATKKREGRFSLADGGTIFLDEIGELPLDLQGKLLRVLQEGEFDPVGSSHTKKVNVRVLAATNRDLQKEVQDGKFREDLYYRLNVFPIHLPPLRERGEDVVLLARTFVQNFTQRMGRTVAPLSPDALRRLTAYHWPGNVRELQNVIERAVITAQNSQLNLDRALPDVEAKLSSSPETLTQEPSTCIRTLQELQSFERQNILLALEQSGWKVSGEQGAAKLLGMNASTLASRMKALGITRAK; this comes from the coding sequence ATGCCTGGATCCCCGCACTATCCGCTAACAAACCTCGACGAAGAGACCGCACTCCGAACTATTCTGGAAGGGACGGCCACCGCCACTGGGGAACGATTTTTTGAAGCGCTTGTGGAAAATCTCGCCAAAGCCCTGCACACCGATGCCGCCTGGGTCACGGAATATTTCCCCGATTCCCGACGATTGAAAGCCCTGGCGTTTTTTTTAGATGGCACGTTCCTCAAAAATTGGGAAATGGATATTGCCGGTACCCCGTGCGAGCACGTTATCGAGCAAGCCCGGCTCATTCATTTTCCAGACAACTTATTGAATCTCTTTCCAATTGATCCGGATATCACCGGCATCAAGGCAGCCAGCTATATGGGTCTCCCGCTTACCGATTCGGTCGGAAATATTCTTGGACATCTGGCGGTCATGGATACCAGACCCATGCCGGCGGAACCGCGGGTGCAGACAATTTTTCGAATTTTTGCATCAAGAGCGAGCGCCGAACTCCAGCGCCTCCAAGCAGAATCCGCGACACGTGAACGTGAACAAAAGTTGCGGCGATTGGTCGACAGTGCAATGGATGCCATCATTGAATTAGACGAGGATCTTCGAGTCACCCGAATTAATCCGGCTGCCGAGAAGGTGTTTCAATGTAAAGCCACCCATTTGTTTGGTAAGAATTTTTCCCACTCTCTTGCCCAAAAGGACCCTGAGAAATTACGGCTTTTTATCCAGGATCTCAACACGAAACCTGCAGGCCAACGATCTCTCTGGATTTCCGGAGGCTTCACGGCTCTCCGCCTGGACGGCTCGGAATTTCCCGCGGAAGCCACGCTTTCCCAATTTCATATAGAGGGAAGGGTCTACTACACCCTGATTCTTCGTAATTTGAATGAACGCCTGGAAGCGGAACAAAAAATTCGGTCCCTCACGATTGAAAAAGATTTCCTCAAAGAAGAATTACATGAGCTCCAAAATTTTGGGGAAATTTTGGGGAATAGTCCCGCCTTGGTGCACGTCCTCCGGGACATCCAACAGGTCGCGGATACCGAGGCCACCGTGCTCATTTCAGGCGAAACCGGAACCGGCAAGGAGGTGATGGCCCGCGCCATTCATGCCAACAGCCGGCGTCGGAATCACCCATTCATCAAAGTAAATTGCGCGGCCATTCCTGCTACCTTAATCGAAAGTGAATTTTTTGGACATGAACAGGGTGCATTTACCGGCGCCACAAAAAAGCGGGAAGGACGGTTTTCATTGGCCGACGGAGGGACCATTTTTCTGGATGAAATCGGCGAATTACCTTTGGATCTTCAAGGGAAACTGTTACGCGTTCTTCAGGAAGGGGAATTCGATCCGGTCGGCAGTTCCCACACCAAAAAGGTAAATGTCCGTGTCCTGGCAGCCACAAACCGGGATTTACAGAAGGAGGTCCAAGACGGAAAATTTCGTGAAGATCTTTATTATCGATTGAATGTCTTTCCCATCCATCTTCCGCCTTTGCGGGAACGCGGAGAGGATGTGGTCCTCCTAGCCAGGACATTTGTTCAGAATTTTACTCAACGAATGGGTCGGACGGTGGCCCCCCTTTCCCCTGACGCACTCCGACGCCTCACGGCTTACCATTGGCCGGGAAATGTGCGGGAATTGCAAAACGTGATCGAGCGGGCTGTCATTACGGCCCAAAACAGTCAATTAAATCTTGACCGTGCCCTCCCTGATGTTGAAGCGAAACTCTCCTCTTCTCCAGAAACTCTTACACAGGAGCCATCCACCTGCATTCGCACTCTTCAGGAACTTCAGAGTTTTGAGCGGCAAAACATTCTTCTAGCTCTGGAACAAAGCGGCTGGAAAGTATCCGGTGAACAAGGAGCCGCCAAACTACTGGGCATGAATGCTTCAACCCTTGCATCTCGTATGAAAGCTTTGGGCATTACTCGCGCGAAATAA
- a CDS encoding cupin domain-containing protein, translated as MELCQNLFANIPEHLNHELTSEVLRSRSVRIERIVSRGQASPPDFWYDQAEHECVVVLAGKATLKIEGQPERVLCPGDTVYLSAHTRHRVEWTDPKQNTIWLAVYWKD; from the coding sequence ATGGAATTATGTCAAAATCTGTTTGCCAATATTCCTGAACACCTTAATCACGAATTGACGAGTGAGGTATTGAGGAGTCGTTCTGTACGAATTGAACGGATAGTGTCACGGGGCCAGGCGTCTCCACCAGACTTTTGGTATGACCAGGCCGAGCATGAATGTGTTGTGGTACTGGCAGGAAAAGCCACACTCAAAATTGAGGGACAACCTGAACGGGTGCTTTGTCCTGGGGATACGGTTTATCTTTCCGCGCATACCAGACATCGTGTGGAATGGACCGATCCCAAACAAAATACGATCTGGCTTGCAGTGTATTGGAAGGACTGA
- a CDS encoding YceI family protein translates to MMRKVSKVFSLIGLVLIVGFGLVSASFAEMAKWKLDHDHSRVGFQVAHMVVSKTNGRFTEYSGVVEMDPEAKEFKTIEAVIQTASVTTDHQKRDEHLRSPDFFDVEKFPTMTYAMKSYKKSGDDYTAIGELTLLGVTKEITLVGTFNGVAQDPWGNTRAGFTASGTVNRKDFGMKFSKLLDSGGMLVGDEVKIILEIEVIKEKTVEKVKQEKE, encoded by the coding sequence ATGATGCGGAAGGTTTCGAAAGTGTTTTCTTTGATTGGCTTGGTTCTGATCGTTGGTTTTGGGCTTGTTTCTGCTTCGTTTGCGGAAATGGCTAAATGGAAACTGGATCATGACCATTCCAGGGTTGGATTTCAAGTTGCCCATATGGTGGTATCCAAAACCAATGGCAGGTTTACCGAGTATTCAGGAGTTGTGGAAATGGATCCGGAGGCCAAAGAATTTAAAACCATTGAAGCAGTCATCCAAACCGCCTCGGTCACGACCGACCATCAAAAACGTGATGAGCATTTACGAAGCCCGGACTTTTTTGATGTCGAGAAGTTTCCGACCATGACGTATGCCATGAAAAGTTATAAAAAATCCGGAGATGACTACACCGCCATCGGAGAGTTGACTCTGTTGGGAGTCACTAAAGAGATCACGTTAGTCGGAACGTTTAATGGGGTCGCGCAGGATCCTTGGGGCAATACACGGGCTGGTTTCACCGCTTCCGGAACGGTAAACCGAAAAGATTTCGGTATGAAATTCAGCAAGTTATTGGATAGTGGAGGAATGCTTGTGGGTGATGAGGTCAAAATCATATTGGAAATTGAGGTGATCAAAGAAAAAACCGTCGAAAAAGTGAAACAAGAAAAAGAATAA
- a CDS encoding OsmC family protein, translated as MSSVATTSTINGVNVEQLGANIHAIQGEPGLAKFQFRATNNWVNGGHNRTTIKEFYGVGKEDTTRTEPFVLDADEPPVLLGEDQGANPVEFVLHALAPCLTTSMVYHAAARGIKIDSVESRLEGDLDLRGFLGLSKDVRPGYQNLRVHFTVKSNAPAETIRELTKYSPVFDIVSNPVPVAISVDTKGTN; from the coding sequence ATGTCATCTGTCGCCACAACATCAACCATCAATGGGGTCAACGTCGAACAATTAGGGGCCAATATCCATGCCATTCAAGGCGAACCCGGTTTGGCCAAATTTCAGTTCCGGGCCACCAACAACTGGGTCAATGGGGGGCACAATCGCACCACGATCAAGGAGTTTTACGGAGTGGGCAAAGAAGATACAACCCGAACCGAGCCATTTGTGCTTGATGCCGATGAACCGCCCGTCTTGTTAGGAGAGGATCAGGGAGCCAACCCGGTGGAGTTTGTGTTGCATGCCCTGGCGCCCTGCTTAACCACGTCGATGGTCTATCATGCGGCCGCCCGTGGCATCAAAATTGATTCAGTGGAATCCCGCCTAGAGGGGGATTTGGATCTTCGCGGGTTTCTGGGGCTGTCCAAAGACGTTCGCCCGGGCTATCAAAACCTCCGGGTACACTTCACCGTGAAAAGTAATGCGCCAGCCGAGACAATTCGGGAATTGACGAAGTATTCACCGGTTTTCGACATTGTATCCAATCCCGTGCCGGTGGCCATTTCGGTAGATACAAAAGGGACCAACTGA